A portion of the Microbacterium hominis genome contains these proteins:
- a CDS encoding amidohydrolase family protein, with protein MLHTSFRRVTAVRNVRFDGSAIPQDLLLTADGHIEAITPASGIHSSATAETEIDGRGLLALPGLVNSHAHVDKSWIGHPWQPYAGEGGTDGRIRHERARRDELGIPGLDITRRVLAEFVRFGTTALRTHVDVDLGVGMRGIEVVREAVAEYDGALTAEVVAFPQDGVLRRPGVADLLRAAAEAGAEHVGGLDPASIDRDPVGQLDVLFAIAADTGCGLDIHLHDPAELGAFQFDLILDRAESLGVAGRVNIAHGFALAQVDATRRRDLLQRMAALDVTLTTVAPLRLPQLPLAEMDAAGVRFGLGTDGIRDLWSPYGTGDLLGIAWQYARAAGLVRDEDLRRVMRLATAASAPFAGLPADGLVAGARADIVLLDAENAMDALVRTPPRAHVIGAGRLLYEA; from the coding sequence GTGCTCCATACATCGTTCCGCCGTGTCACCGCCGTCCGCAACGTCCGGTTCGACGGCAGCGCGATCCCCCAGGATCTGCTGCTGACCGCCGACGGCCATATCGAGGCGATCACGCCGGCCTCCGGCATCCACTCCTCCGCGACCGCCGAGACCGAGATCGACGGCCGCGGGCTGCTCGCGCTTCCGGGACTGGTGAACAGCCACGCCCACGTGGACAAATCGTGGATCGGGCACCCCTGGCAGCCGTACGCCGGCGAGGGCGGCACCGACGGGCGCATCCGCCACGAACGCGCGCGCCGAGACGAGCTCGGCATCCCCGGGCTCGACATCACGCGCCGCGTGCTCGCGGAGTTCGTGCGCTTCGGCACGACGGCACTGCGCACGCACGTCGACGTCGACCTCGGGGTGGGGATGCGTGGGATCGAGGTCGTGCGCGAGGCCGTCGCCGAGTACGACGGGGCCCTCACCGCCGAGGTCGTCGCCTTCCCCCAGGACGGCGTGCTGCGCCGACCGGGCGTCGCCGACCTCCTGCGTGCAGCGGCCGAGGCGGGCGCCGAGCACGTCGGCGGACTCGACCCCGCGAGCATCGACCGGGACCCCGTCGGCCAGCTCGACGTGCTGTTCGCGATCGCGGCCGACACCGGGTGCGGCCTCGACATCCACCTGCACGACCCGGCGGAGCTCGGCGCGTTCCAGTTCGACCTCATCCTCGACCGCGCCGAGTCGCTGGGCGTCGCGGGCCGGGTGAACATCGCCCACGGCTTCGCGCTCGCGCAGGTCGACGCGACGCGGCGCCGCGACCTGCTGCAGCGCATGGCGGCGCTCGATGTCACGCTCACGACGGTCGCGCCGCTGCGACTGCCGCAGCTTCCGCTGGCGGAGATGGATGCCGCGGGAGTGCGGTTCGGGCTCGGCACCGACGGCATCCGCGACCTGTGGAGCCCGTACGGAACGGGCGACCTGCTCGGCATCGCGTGGCAGTACGCGCGGGCGGCGGGACTCGTGCGCGACGAGGACCTCCGTCGCGTCATGCGCCTGGCCACGGCCGCCTCGGCCCCCTTCGCAGGGCTCCCCGCCGACGGGCTCGTCGCCGGTGCGCGCGCCGACATCGTGCTGCTGGACGCCGAGAATGCGATGGACGCCCTCGTGCGCACCCCGCCGCGCGCGCACGTGATCGGCGCCGGGCGTCTGCTCTACGAAGCCTGA
- a CDS encoding AMP-binding protein has translation MFTSPYAEREIPAVTIYDYLFGGLTDEELTRVALIDPASGAETTYAALRAQVNAFAGALAARGVSTDTVIAVLCPNVPAFATVFHGALRAGATVTTLNSLYTAGEIEKQLRDAKATWFVTVSPLLPQASAAAEAVGIPHERVIVLDGAHGHPNLRELLSEGAPAPEVSIDPATHLAVLPYSSGTTGIPKGVMLTHTNLVANVEQCRDVIDLTRDDRVLAVLPFFHIYGMTVLLNLALQRRASMVTMPKFDLVEFLRSIQTYQCTYLYIAPPIAVALAKHPIVDEFDISSVRTLFSGAAPLDGETAELAARRINAHVLQGYGMSETSPAALVIPADRPDIPASSAGVVLANELVKLVDPETGDEITELGEDGVTLPGELWVKGPNIMLGYLGREDATAETIDADGFLHTGDIAVYHEGGYFSIVDRLKELIKYKGYQIAPAELEALLLSHPKVMDAAVIGVLDDDKQEIPKAFIVAAPGAELAAEDVMAFVTEHVAPYKKVRRVEFIDAIPKSSSGKILRKDLRAREVATV, from the coding sequence GTGTTCACCAGTCCCTATGCCGAGCGCGAGATTCCCGCCGTCACCATCTACGACTATCTGTTCGGCGGGCTCACCGACGAAGAGCTCACGCGCGTCGCGCTCATCGACCCCGCCTCCGGCGCCGAGACCACCTACGCGGCGCTGCGCGCCCAGGTGAACGCGTTCGCGGGCGCCCTGGCGGCACGCGGTGTCTCCACCGACACCGTCATCGCGGTGCTGTGCCCGAACGTGCCCGCCTTCGCCACCGTCTTCCACGGCGCGCTGCGCGCCGGGGCGACGGTCACCACGCTGAACTCGCTCTACACCGCGGGCGAGATCGAGAAGCAGCTGCGCGACGCGAAGGCGACCTGGTTCGTCACGGTGAGCCCGCTGCTCCCCCAGGCCTCGGCGGCCGCAGAGGCGGTCGGCATTCCCCATGAGCGCGTCATCGTGCTCGACGGCGCCCACGGCCACCCGAACCTGCGCGAGCTCCTCTCCGAGGGAGCTCCGGCGCCCGAGGTCTCGATCGACCCGGCCACGCACCTGGCCGTGCTGCCGTACTCGTCGGGCACCACCGGCATCCCCAAGGGCGTCATGCTCACGCACACGAACCTCGTCGCGAACGTCGAGCAGTGCCGCGACGTCATCGATCTCACGCGTGACGACCGGGTGCTGGCCGTGCTGCCGTTCTTCCACATCTACGGCATGACCGTGCTGCTGAACCTCGCGCTCCAGCGACGGGCGAGCATGGTGACGATGCCGAAGTTCGACCTCGTCGAGTTCCTGCGCAGCATCCAGACCTACCAGTGCACCTACCTGTACATCGCACCGCCGATCGCGGTCGCGCTCGCCAAGCACCCGATCGTCGACGAGTTCGACATCTCGAGCGTGCGCACCCTCTTCTCCGGCGCGGCCCCGCTCGACGGCGAGACCGCGGAGCTGGCCGCGCGCCGCATCAACGCCCACGTGCTCCAGGGCTACGGCATGAGCGAGACCAGCCCCGCCGCCCTCGTGATCCCCGCCGACCGCCCCGACATCCCCGCGAGCTCCGCGGGCGTCGTGCTCGCCAACGAGCTCGTCAAGCTCGTCGACCCCGAGACCGGCGACGAGATCACCGAGCTCGGCGAAGACGGCGTCACCCTCCCGGGCGAACTGTGGGTCAAGGGGCCGAACATCATGCTCGGCTACCTCGGGCGCGAGGACGCCACCGCCGAGACGATCGATGCGGACGGGTTCCTCCACACGGGCGACATCGCCGTGTACCACGAGGGCGGCTACTTCTCGATCGTCGATCGCCTGAAGGAGCTCATCAAGTACAAGGGCTACCAGATCGCCCCGGCCGAGCTCGAGGCGCTGCTGCTGAGCCACCCGAAGGTGATGGATGCCGCCGTCATCGGCGTGCTCGACGACGACAAGCAGGAGATCCCGAAGGCCTTCATCGTGGCAGCGCCGGGCGCAGAGCTCGCGGCGGAGGACGTCATGGCCTTCGTCACCGAGCACGTCGCGCCGTACAAGAAGGTGCGTCGCGTGGAGTTCATCGACGCCATCCCCAAGTCCAGCTCGGGCAAGATCCTGCGCAAGGACCTGCGCGCCCGCGAGGTCGCGACGGTCTGA
- a CDS encoding beta-galactosidase, whose protein sequence is MTDLARLAIPTASPAAPTGLGDGEVTVTERFVAERGIPRVLVSGEIHFSRVPRASWPAVLAAARAGGVTHVATYVLWNHHEPERGAPSFEGDLDLRAFLDLARAEGLGIVLRIGPYAHAETRHGGLPDWLVESGLPVRTDDPRYLAQAERWYRAIAAEVAGVPLFAIQVDNELYDRPEHLASLRRIAEESGLTAPLWTATAWGAAAVPEGILGVYGGYPDSFWIEAGELRDLRSESNFTPSPVRDDDGIGADHRGEVDAAGAAVGTSGAQPFVTCELGGGMISAYHRRPDVGARDIEALALAKLASGSVWQGYYMYADGRNPRRGLQESHALGEPNDFMELSYDFGAPLTVDGMPRESWFRLRRQHLMLERWGSAVAAMPAVFPATLGDADALRWSVRSDGAGGFVFVANRQPGVVLSARAGAGIHLDLPAGPIEFPVVDVPAETAFAWPFGLPLGAVTIAWATAQAVTEVQWRGMPLLVLAATPGVEARFAVDGDASAEPLAQAGPGRWWQVRRDGAAVAHLLVLEEEESLTAAIEAGRLVLAAGVVAHGEAVLWTAGSVRVLDDEGWRVAGTVDAAPSRPIAVRASRPAGGAPAWRTAGNGRASIPREWSAAAEAVLEVADLAADETVVIEWEGDLARAWDGDRLVSDAVYCGRPWRIGPAERAGAAALRVEILPLAADAPVLVCAGAPTATALHAAAAHRPVRVALT, encoded by the coding sequence ATGACCGACCTCGCTCGTCTCGCGATCCCGACCGCATCGCCCGCCGCGCCGACAGGGCTCGGCGACGGGGAGGTGACCGTCACCGAGCGATTCGTCGCCGAGCGCGGCATCCCTCGCGTTCTCGTGTCGGGGGAGATCCACTTCTCCCGCGTGCCCCGAGCGAGTTGGCCGGCCGTGCTGGCCGCGGCCCGCGCGGGCGGAGTCACCCACGTCGCCACGTACGTGCTGTGGAACCACCATGAGCCCGAGCGCGGCGCACCCTCGTTCGAGGGTGATCTCGACCTTCGCGCCTTCCTCGACCTCGCCCGCGCCGAGGGGCTCGGGATCGTGCTGCGCATCGGACCGTACGCCCACGCGGAGACCCGGCACGGCGGCCTGCCGGACTGGCTGGTGGAGTCCGGACTGCCGGTGCGCACCGACGACCCGCGCTATCTCGCCCAGGCGGAGCGCTGGTATCGCGCCATCGCGGCCGAGGTCGCGGGAGTGCCGCTGTTCGCGATCCAGGTGGACAACGAGCTGTACGACCGTCCTGAGCACCTGGCGAGCCTGCGGCGGATCGCCGAGGAATCCGGGCTGACCGCACCCCTGTGGACGGCGACGGCGTGGGGCGCGGCGGCGGTGCCGGAGGGGATCCTCGGCGTCTACGGCGGATACCCCGACTCCTTCTGGATCGAGGCGGGCGAGCTGCGGGATCTGCGCAGCGAGAGCAACTTCACCCCCTCGCCCGTGCGCGATGACGACGGCATCGGCGCGGACCATCGCGGCGAGGTGGATGCCGCAGGGGCCGCCGTCGGAACGAGCGGCGCGCAGCCGTTCGTGACGTGCGAGCTCGGCGGGGGCATGATCAGCGCCTATCACCGCCGTCCCGACGTCGGCGCCCGCGATATCGAGGCCCTCGCGCTGGCCAAGCTCGCCTCGGGGAGCGTGTGGCAGGGGTATTACATGTACGCCGACGGCCGCAATCCGCGCCGTGGCCTGCAGGAGTCGCACGCGCTCGGCGAGCCGAACGATTTCATGGAGCTGTCCTACGATTTCGGGGCGCCGCTGACCGTCGACGGGATGCCGCGCGAGAGCTGGTTCCGGCTGCGGCGGCAGCACCTCATGCTCGAGCGGTGGGGGAGCGCGGTGGCGGCGATGCCGGCGGTCTTCCCCGCGACGCTCGGCGACGCCGATGCGCTCCGGTGGTCGGTGCGCTCCGACGGTGCGGGGGGCTTCGTGTTCGTCGCCAATCGGCAGCCGGGCGTCGTGCTGTCCGCGCGCGCCGGGGCCGGCATCCATCTCGATCTGCCGGCGGGACCGATCGAATTCCCCGTCGTCGACGTCCCCGCTGAGACGGCCTTCGCGTGGCCGTTCGGGCTGCCGCTGGGAGCGGTGACGATCGCGTGGGCGACGGCCCAGGCGGTGACCGAGGTGCAGTGGCGGGGGATGCCGCTGCTCGTGCTCGCAGCGACCCCCGGCGTCGAGGCGCGCTTCGCGGTGGACGGCGACGCCTCGGCCGAGCCGCTGGCGCAGGCCGGACCCGGACGGTGGTGGCAGGTGCGTCGCGACGGCGCCGCGGTCGCGCACCTGCTCGTGCTCGAGGAGGAGGAGAGCCTCACCGCGGCGATCGAGGCGGGGCGCCTCGTGCTCGCCGCGGGTGTCGTCGCGCACGGCGAAGCGGTGCTGTGGACGGCCGGGAGTGTGCGGGTCCTCGATGACGAGGGGTGGCGTGTCGCGGGAACGGTGGATGCCGCGCCGTCGCGGCCGATCGCGGTGCGCGCGTCGCGCCCGGCCGGCGGCGCCCCCGCCTGGCGCACCGCCGGCAACGGGCGCGCCTCGATTCCGCGGGAGTGGTCGGCGGCGGCCGAAGCGGTGCTCGAGGTGGCCGATCTCGCCGCCGACGAGACGGTGGTGATCGAGTGGGAGGGCGACCTCGCCCGCGCGTGGGACGGCGATCGCCTCGTCTCGGACGCCGTGTACTGCGGGCGCCCGTGGCGCATCGGCCCGGCCGAGCGTGCCGGCGCGGCTGCGCTGCGGGTGGAGATCCTTCCGCTGGCCGCCGACGCGCCCGTGCTCGTGTGCGCGGGCGCGCCGACGGCGACCGCCCTGCACGCGGCCGCCGCGCACCGGCCGGTGCGGGTCGCGCTGACCTGA
- a CDS encoding Glu/Leu/Phe/Val dehydrogenase family protein has translation MTHTLPLPDFTHERVEVITGRRSGLFITVALHSSVLGSALGGARLWTYPHWSDALGDALRLSAAMTLKNAAAGLDAGGGKSVIALPEGTVLDAERRRAAFLDLGDAVESLHGLYRTAEDVGSTTDDMLVVSERTEHVVGLPDAVGGSGEPAGPTSLGVYESLRATLERVAGSAEVAGRRITISGLGQVGSRLAVRLAAEGAALTVTDVNPAKRDLAAELGAAWVSPGEEHLVASDVFVPAGIGGLLTDEVIDDLDTKAVCGPANNPLAARSGADRLAARGILYAPDFVVNAGGVIYLDLEAKKLGTRAEIMARVGGIGDTVRRIFDEADSRGVTPLVAAEALAASRLATREASGADRGADAGTPALAG, from the coding sequence ATGACGCACACCCTGCCCCTGCCCGATTTCACCCACGAACGCGTGGAGGTGATCACCGGCCGCAGGAGCGGCCTGTTCATCACCGTCGCACTGCACTCCTCGGTGCTCGGCTCCGCGCTCGGCGGCGCCCGCCTGTGGACCTACCCGCACTGGAGCGACGCCCTCGGCGACGCGCTGCGACTGTCGGCCGCGATGACGCTGAAGAACGCGGCGGCGGGTCTGGATGCCGGCGGCGGAAAGTCCGTCATCGCCCTCCCCGAGGGCACCGTGCTCGACGCGGAGCGCCGCCGGGCTGCCTTCCTCGACCTCGGCGACGCGGTCGAATCGCTCCACGGCCTGTACCGCACCGCCGAAGACGTCGGCTCGACCACCGACGACATGCTGGTGGTGAGCGAGCGCACCGAGCACGTGGTCGGACTCCCCGACGCGGTCGGAGGCTCGGGCGAGCCGGCCGGCCCGACGAGCCTCGGCGTGTACGAGTCGCTGCGCGCGACGCTCGAGCGCGTCGCCGGCTCGGCTGAGGTCGCGGGGCGGCGCATCACGATCTCCGGGCTCGGCCAGGTGGGCAGCCGCCTCGCCGTGCGGCTGGCCGCCGAGGGCGCCGCGCTGACGGTCACCGACGTCAACCCCGCCAAGCGCGACCTCGCGGCAGAGCTCGGCGCCGCCTGGGTGAGCCCCGGCGAGGAGCACCTGGTCGCCTCCGACGTGTTCGTTCCGGCGGGAATCGGGGGCCTCCTCACCGACGAGGTCATCGACGACCTCGACACCAAGGCCGTCTGCGGGCCCGCCAACAACCCGCTCGCCGCCCGCAGCGGCGCCGACCGCCTCGCCGCCCGCGGCATCCTCTACGCTCCCGACTTCGTGGTGAACGCCGGCGGCGTGATCTACCTCGACCTCGAGGCCAAGAAGCTCGGCACCCGCGCCGAGATCATGGCGCGCGTGGGCGGCATCGGCGACACCGTGCGCCGCATCTTCGACGAGGCCGACAGCCGCGGTGTGACGCCGCTCGTCGCCGCCGAGGCTCTTGCCGCGTCGCGCCTGGCGACCCGCGAGGCGTCGGGCGCCGACCGCGGCGCCGACGCCGGCACTCCGGCGCTGGCCGGCTGA
- a CDS encoding heavy metal translocating P-type ATPase: protein MDKLLTALRRYPVIPLTVAVGIVVLWLEAAGSPGAARWIAIGYVGAFVVWTIAGMVRDVLRGHVGLDVLAIVAMVATIAVGEYLASLIIVLMLSGGEALEDYAGRRARRELTALLDRSPRVAHVVSEVRGADGFGAESRDVPADDVEVGDVLLVRPAEVVPVDGVLLTDTASFDESSITGESLPVTRTTGEEVLSGAVNGTVAVHLRAVRRSADSQYQQIVSLVREAQDSRAPVVRLADRFAIPFTAVSLAIAGAAWAISGDPVRFAEVLVLATPCPLLIAAPVAFLSGLSRAAKAGVIVKGGAVIEQLARVRAAAFDKTGTLTAGRPALVEARPAPGFAADDVLSWAAAAEQYSSHVFADGIRRAAAERGLGLLTATEAEESATNGVTARIEGRTVVVGKPAFVASLAPALERTPLSPGQAAAYVAIDGRFAGALVLADAVRPEAAAVTRWLRANGVERMVMLTGDARPTAEAVARLVGVDEVHAELLPAQKVTLAAQLTPRPVLMVGDGVNDAPVLAAADVGIAMGAKGATAAGDAAAAVILTDSIAKVAEAVSISRHTLRVAFAAIWIGIGLSLGLMLVAATGLIPAVAGALIQEFVDLAAILAALRALTGPAVDLPAASELTRGADETVPVGDRAE, encoded by the coding sequence GTGGACAAGCTGCTCACGGCGCTCCGGCGCTATCCCGTGATCCCGCTCACCGTCGCGGTCGGCATCGTCGTGCTGTGGCTGGAGGCGGCCGGATCTCCCGGCGCGGCCCGCTGGATCGCGATCGGGTATGTCGGCGCCTTCGTCGTGTGGACGATCGCCGGCATGGTGCGCGATGTTCTGCGCGGGCATGTCGGGCTGGACGTGCTCGCCATCGTGGCGATGGTGGCGACCATCGCCGTGGGCGAGTACCTGGCCTCCCTCATCATCGTGCTCATGCTCTCGGGCGGTGAGGCCCTGGAGGACTACGCGGGCCGCCGGGCGCGGCGGGAGCTGACCGCCCTGCTCGACCGCTCGCCGCGCGTCGCCCATGTCGTCTCGGAGGTGCGGGGCGCAGACGGGTTCGGCGCCGAATCGCGCGACGTGCCCGCCGACGATGTCGAGGTGGGCGATGTGCTCCTCGTCCGTCCCGCCGAGGTGGTGCCGGTCGACGGCGTGCTGCTCACCGACACCGCGTCGTTCGACGAATCCTCGATCACCGGGGAGAGCCTGCCGGTGACGCGGACCACGGGAGAGGAGGTGCTCTCGGGAGCCGTCAACGGCACCGTCGCGGTGCATCTTCGCGCCGTCCGCCGCAGCGCCGACAGCCAGTACCAGCAGATCGTCTCGCTCGTGCGCGAGGCCCAGGACTCGCGCGCCCCAGTCGTGCGCCTCGCCGACCGCTTCGCGATCCCGTTCACCGCCGTGTCCCTCGCGATCGCCGGGGCCGCCTGGGCGATCTCGGGCGACCCGGTGCGCTTCGCCGAGGTGCTCGTGCTGGCGACGCCCTGCCCGCTGCTGATCGCCGCCCCGGTCGCCTTCCTCAGCGGGCTCTCGCGCGCGGCGAAGGCCGGGGTGATCGTGAAAGGCGGCGCCGTCATCGAGCAGCTGGCGCGCGTGCGGGCGGCGGCCTTCGACAAGACCGGCACTCTCACGGCGGGGCGTCCCGCGCTGGTCGAGGCGCGGCCCGCCCCCGGATTCGCCGCGGACGACGTGCTCTCCTGGGCCGCCGCCGCCGAGCAGTACTCCAGCCACGTCTTCGCCGACGGCATCCGCCGCGCCGCGGCCGAGCGCGGTCTCGGGCTGCTGACCGCGACCGAGGCCGAGGAATCGGCCACCAACGGCGTCACCGCGCGGATCGAGGGGCGCACCGTCGTGGTCGGCAAGCCCGCCTTCGTCGCCTCCCTCGCCCCCGCACTCGAGCGCACCCCGCTCTCGCCCGGGCAGGCCGCGGCGTACGTCGCGATCGACGGGCGCTTCGCGGGCGCCCTCGTGCTGGCCGACGCCGTGCGCCCCGAGGCGGCCGCGGTGACGCGCTGGCTGCGGGCGAACGGCGTGGAGCGCATGGTGATGCTCACCGGCGACGCCCGCCCGACGGCCGAGGCCGTCGCGCGCCTCGTGGGCGTCGACGAGGTGCATGCCGAGCTGCTGCCGGCGCAGAAGGTGACCCTGGCGGCCCAGCTGACCCCCCGCCCGGTGCTGATGGTCGGCGACGGTGTGAACGACGCCCCCGTGCTGGCGGCCGCCGACGTCGGCATCGCCATGGGCGCCAAGGGCGCGACCGCGGCGGGCGACGCGGCGGCGGCGGTGATCCTGACGGACTCGATCGCCAAGGTCGCCGAGGCGGTCTCGATCAGCAGGCACACCCTGCGCGTCGCGTTCGCGGCGATCTGGATCGGCATCGGCCTGAGCCTGGGGCTGATGCTCGTCGCCGCCACCGGTCTCATCCCCGCCGTCGCCGGCGCCCTCATCCAGGAGTTCGTGGATCTGGCGGCCATCCTCGCCGCGCTCCGGGCGCTGACCGGGCCGGCCGTCGACCTCCCCGCCGCGTCGGAGCTGACCCGCGGCGCGGACGAGACGGTGCCCGTCGGCGACCGCGCCGAGTGA
- a CDS encoding YbaK/EbsC family protein, translating to MTAHLHPRSRLVHDSLRDAGITGEIVVLPDAASTAALAAAALGIEVGAIANSLVFWSDGEPLLVMTSGAHRVDTAALARRLGRGSIVRATAEQVRQATGQAIGGVAPTGHPAPLTTVVDEDLARYDEIWAAGGTPHTVFPLTYDELVHLTGGTIAKVD from the coding sequence GTGACCGCACACCTCCACCCTCGCAGCCGCCTCGTCCACGACTCGCTCCGCGATGCGGGCATCACCGGGGAGATCGTCGTCCTGCCGGATGCCGCCTCGACCGCCGCACTCGCCGCCGCGGCGCTCGGCATCGAGGTAGGCGCGATCGCCAACAGCCTCGTGTTCTGGTCGGACGGCGAGCCGCTGCTGGTCATGACCAGCGGCGCCCACCGCGTCGACACGGCGGCGCTCGCGCGGCGGCTGGGCCGCGGCTCGATCGTGCGGGCGACGGCCGAGCAGGTGCGCCAGGCGACCGGTCAGGCGATCGGCGGCGTCGCCCCGACGGGGCATCCGGCGCCGCTGACCACCGTCGTCGACGAGGACCTCGCCCGCTACGACGAGATCTGGGCCGCCGGGGGCACGCCGCACACCGTCTTCCCGCTCACCTACGACGAGCTCGTGCACCTCACCGGCGGAACGATAGCGAAGGTCGACTGA